The stretch of DNA CCATCCGATGCCGAGGGCGATCCGTATGCCGGTGATGATCGACGGCAGCGCCCCGGGTATGAGGACCTTCGTGAAGAGAACTCCCCTCTTGGCGCCGAGAATTATGGATGATTCAATAAGCCTCGGGTTGATCGAGAGGACTCCGCTGATGGTATTCAGGATGATCGGAAAGAAGGCCCCGAGGAAGATGATAAAGGATGAGGACCTGTCTCCGATGCCGAACCAGAGAATCGCT from Thermodesulfovibrionales bacterium encodes:
- a CDS encoding ABC transporter permease subunit; this translates as AILWFGIGDRSSSFIIFLGAFFPIILNTISGVLSINPRLIESSIILGAKRGVLFTKVLIPGALPSIITGIRIALGIGWMTVVAAEFTGIRSGYGLGYMIMTARDIQRPDQILAGMVIIGVIGYAMDFIIRKLEGRMLRWR